In one window of Eggerthella guodeyinii DNA:
- the holA gene encoding DNA polymerase III subunit delta: MATQKKQEAPLLPVYLIVGEDALKRDTVMKRLRARLSAMGDLSFNADEFNGETALGGDIVTACNTVPFASPVRLVEVRAADKLKKADAEELVGYLGSPNETTVLALVAEKLAKNTRLYKAVAACGKTAVIDCAPLKRYELPKTVRSMAVGHGVTLTEGAAAKLVDLVGEDTVHLDSEIKKIALAHRGTDAVNEHEIVEMVSRTAEVKPWEFVDAFAARDVRKCLLYLGRMDSVSPHALLAMCTTRLRELVCARSMADRGNPRGVAAALKAPDWRVKNHVNWARGFTAAELRRAIVASRDTERAMKSGTDPRSAFLDWVLRVTARG; this comes from the coding sequence ATGGCTACCCAGAAAAAACAAGAAGCGCCGCTGCTGCCCGTCTACCTCATCGTGGGCGAGGATGCGCTCAAGCGCGATACCGTCATGAAGCGCCTCCGCGCGCGCCTGTCCGCGATGGGCGACCTGTCGTTCAACGCCGACGAGTTCAACGGCGAGACCGCGCTCGGCGGCGACATCGTCACGGCCTGCAACACCGTGCCGTTCGCGAGCCCCGTGCGCCTCGTGGAGGTGCGGGCGGCCGACAAGCTGAAGAAGGCCGACGCCGAGGAGCTCGTGGGCTACCTGGGGTCCCCGAACGAGACCACCGTGCTGGCGCTCGTCGCCGAGAAGCTGGCGAAGAACACGCGCCTGTACAAGGCGGTGGCCGCCTGCGGCAAGACGGCCGTCATCGACTGCGCGCCGCTCAAGCGCTACGAGCTGCCCAAGACGGTGCGTTCGATGGCCGTGGGCCACGGCGTCACGCTCACCGAAGGCGCGGCCGCCAAGCTCGTGGACCTCGTGGGCGAGGACACGGTGCACCTCGACAGCGAGATCAAGAAGATCGCGCTCGCGCATCGCGGCACCGACGCGGTGAACGAGCACGAGATCGTCGAGATGGTCAGCCGCACCGCCGAGGTGAAGCCCTGGGAGTTCGTCGACGCCTTCGCGGCGCGCGACGTGCGCAAGTGCCTGCTGTACCTGGGCCGCATGGACTCGGTGTCGCCCCACGCGCTGCTCGCCATGTGCACCACGCGCCTGCGCGAGCTCGTCTGCGCGCGCTCGATGGCCGATCGCGGCAACCCCCGCGGCGTGGCGGCCGCCCTCAAGGCGCCCGACTGGCGCGTGAAGAACCACGTGAACTGGGCCCGCGGCTTCACCGCCGCCGAGCTGCGCCGCGCCATCGTCGCGTCCCGCGACACGGAGCGCGCCATGAAGAGCGGCACCGACCCCCGAAGCGCCTTCCTCGACTGGGTGCTGCGCGTCACCGCGCGGGGGTAG
- a CDS encoding helix-turn-helix transcriptional regulator: MLLGGIALLAVALSFVVLASAWARACASLAGPDPKRLVFVLCASSLVSFVVSLGFSIGEPSFELLVAIAPLCSAACLALSVGGAPRAEPAGSAFDELPRHLLPVLIALLLIIVCVKGLGDVLYSTGADSALYLKHFITVSELVAIMSVCLFASGMSRFALLGWVVLVGGVVSGLGLLFFFSNSSSAFQFGLGTIAAAKTCLELFVFALVACLDGKRAPRSIVVLLLVPEGVSYMLGCGLLPLAAAASGSSAFEWFAVLSLGAGIAIAVSAFLVMSSLALKGLGDDGRGREGAEEGASAADANDEALFDGIAEEFGLTKRERETAYLFFKGYSTKRIAELHFVSLNTTQSHLRSTYRKMGIHSRQDLIDLVARTSGD, translated from the coding sequence ATGCTGCTGGGAGGGATCGCCCTTCTGGCGGTCGCCCTGTCGTTCGTCGTGCTCGCCTCCGCGTGGGCGCGCGCGTGCGCCTCGCTGGCCGGCCCCGACCCGAAGCGCCTCGTGTTCGTCCTGTGCGCGTCCTCGCTCGTCAGCTTCGTCGTGTCCCTCGGGTTCTCCATCGGCGAGCCCAGCTTCGAGCTGCTCGTCGCCATCGCCCCGCTCTGCTCCGCCGCCTGCCTCGCGCTCTCCGTCGGAGGGGCGCCCCGCGCCGAGCCGGCGGGAAGCGCCTTCGACGAGCTGCCGCGGCACCTGCTGCCGGTGCTGATCGCGCTGCTGCTGATCATCGTGTGCGTCAAGGGGCTGGGCGACGTGCTCTACTCGACCGGCGCGGACTCCGCCTTGTACCTCAAGCACTTCATCACGGTGAGCGAGCTCGTCGCCATCATGTCGGTGTGCCTGTTCGCCTCGGGCATGAGCAGGTTCGCGCTCCTCGGCTGGGTCGTGCTCGTGGGCGGCGTGGTTTCCGGCCTCGGGCTGCTGTTCTTCTTCTCCAACTCGTCCTCCGCCTTCCAGTTCGGCCTGGGGACCATCGCCGCGGCGAAGACGTGCCTGGAGCTCTTCGTGTTCGCGCTGGTGGCATGCTTGGACGGCAAGCGGGCGCCGCGCTCGATCGTCGTGCTGCTGCTGGTTCCCGAAGGCGTCTCGTACATGCTGGGATGCGGGCTTCTGCCCCTGGCGGCGGCAGCGAGCGGCTCGTCGGCCTTCGAGTGGTTCGCGGTCCTGTCCCTGGGCGCGGGCATCGCCATCGCCGTGTCGGCGTTCCTGGTCATGAGCTCGCTGGCGCTCAAGGGGCTGGGCGACGACGGCCGGGGGCGCGAGGGGGCCGAGGAGGGCGCGAGCGCCGCGGACGCGAACGACGAGGCGCTGTTCGACGGTATCGCGGAGGAGTTCGGGCTGACGAAGCGCGAGCGGGAGACGGCGTACCTCTTCTTCAAGGGATACAGCACCAAGCGCATCGCGGAGCTGCACTTCGTCTCGCTCAACACGACGCAGAGCCACCTGCGCAGCACCTATCGCAAGATGGGGATACACAGCAGGCAGGACCTCATCGACCTGGTGGCGCGCACGTCGGGGGACTAG